In the genome of Candidatus Bathyarchaeota archaeon, the window ACCTTCGAGGCTTACATTTACCCCTAACAGAGGCAGCCTAAGTTAATGGATATCGAAGAGAAGCTAAGAAGAACATGGTATCGGAGGTGAATGTCCCGGGCCGGGGAAGTGAGAGATAAAAGGCGCACCTAACCGGCGAGGCATAAGTGACGTTCGAGTAGGGCCAGACACCGGTTTAATATCCATTAAAACAGGGTCATCACAAATGCTTATCTCCGCGAGCTTTTCCACAGCGAACCATTCTGGGAACTTCTCTTTATTCATTAGTAGGACCCGGCTTACGTCATGCTTCTTGGGATACTCCACGCCCACAAGCCTTAGGGCTGCCTTCAAACTCAGCTCAACGCATTCCTGGGAGCTCCTCACGGTGTAGGCATGGTTCCCATCTTTCAGGGCTATCCGCGCCGTCTTCAGCCTGGAATATGCCTGCTCGAGCATCGAGGCACCTACTTCTATGCTCCTCAAATCTCGATCACGTCCCCGAGCTTCATATCCGGTTTTAGATCCCAGAACCATTCATTCCCCAGATATGAAAACCCTCCTCGCCTTAAGCCTAGAAAGAGCCATCGTCTTCTCTTTGACTAGGGAGGCGTAGGATCCTTCGTCAAATATAGGTATCCCTTCATGGATCACGTCCAATAGGATGGGTGGGAAGGCCCTTGCCTCTTCAATGTTTAGGGGGTAGGAAGGAGA includes:
- a CDS encoding HEPN domain-containing protein, which gives rise to MLEQAYSRLKTARIALKDGNHAYTVRSSQECVELSLKAALRLVGVEYPKKHDVSRVLLMNKEKFPEWFAVEKLAEISICDDPVLMDIKPVSGPTRTSLMPRRLGAPFISHFPGPGHSPPIPCSS